From a region of the Stenotrophomonas sp. BIO128-Bstrain genome:
- a CDS encoding efflux RND transporter permease subunit, producing MNISAWAIKRPLPALLIFFVLCVAGLWGFHQLPVARFPDIAFPMTTVTVTQPGASPSQLEAEVTRKVEDSVATVNNVKRVMSSVSEGVSTTTIEFQLEADLATALDDTRDAVTRIRTDLPQDIQEPVISKVDIGGSLMTYALVAPHMTTDEASWFVDRDISRAMYGVPGVARVTRVGGVQRQVRVDLDPNALIAMGITAGDVSQQLARIQVERAGGKTEVEGAQQTIRTLGTVGDAQALRDYSIALPDGRAVRLSTLATVTDGAADPTEAALLDGKGVVAFSMSRTRGSSEVKVEAGVHDALDKIKAEHPGIDFRLVTTAIDETHRSYDSSMTMLWEGALLALLVVWLFLRDWRATWVSALALPLSIIPTFAVMYFFGFTLNIITLLALSVVVGILVDDAIVEIENIVRHLRMGKPPLEAAREAAGEIGNAVIATSLTLAAVFVPVAFMPGIAGKFFREFGWTAATAVLFSLLVARLLTPMMAAYLLKPHGEEKPESKLMTWYLGWVDAALRHRGRTLWIATGLFVASLALVPFIPATFIPQSDLGRSNLNLELPPGTRLQETVAVAEHARGLLKDMPELKQVYSAVGSVLDLGDPGATGIGEPRKATLVLDWGSADGRDRDQRVLEREARERLADLPGVRVSYVSSEPGNLLQLVLSGDDPQRLQDAATALERDLRGIQGLGSVTSTASLLRPELQIVPNPARAADLGVATADIAEAARIATAGDYEQRLAKLNLPDRQVPIRVGFAEATLANPGLISQLRVPGRNGPVPLAAVADIQQGSGPSQISRYQRQRNVTLTAELNGRPLGDVMTEVQALPGVKQLPPGVTFLNTGDAEVFVELFIGFMLAMAAGLICIYMVLLLLFNHALMPITILAAVPLCAGGAFGALLITQNMLSLPALIGLLMLIGIATKNSILLVDYAVMAEDEHGMSQHDALIDACRKRAQPIIMTTLAMGAGMMPIALGFAGDSSFRAPMAIAVIGGLITSTLLSLIVIPAAFTVVDDAGDWLSRKFRRRSSHPAVGGAE from the coding sequence ATGAACATCTCCGCCTGGGCGATCAAACGCCCGTTGCCTGCGCTGCTGATCTTCTTCGTGCTGTGCGTGGCCGGCCTGTGGGGTTTCCATCAGTTGCCGGTGGCGCGCTTCCCGGACATCGCCTTCCCGATGACCACCGTCACCGTCACCCAGCCCGGCGCCTCGCCCAGCCAGCTGGAGGCCGAGGTGACCCGCAAGGTCGAGGACTCGGTGGCGACGGTCAACAACGTCAAGCGCGTGATGTCTTCGGTCAGCGAAGGCGTCAGCACCACCACCATCGAGTTCCAGCTGGAAGCCGATCTGGCCACCGCGCTGGACGACACCCGCGACGCGGTCACCCGCATCCGCACCGATCTGCCGCAGGACATCCAGGAGCCGGTGATCTCCAAGGTCGATATCGGCGGTTCGCTGATGACCTATGCGCTGGTCGCCCCGCACATGACCACCGATGAGGCCAGCTGGTTCGTCGACCGTGATATCTCGCGTGCGATGTACGGCGTACCCGGTGTCGCACGCGTTACCCGCGTGGGCGGCGTGCAGCGCCAGGTCCGGGTGGATCTGGATCCCAATGCGCTGATCGCGATGGGCATCACCGCCGGCGATGTTTCGCAGCAACTGGCCCGCATCCAGGTGGAGCGTGCCGGCGGCAAGACCGAGGTTGAAGGCGCGCAGCAGACCATCCGCACGCTGGGTACTGTCGGTGACGCGCAGGCGTTGCGTGACTACTCCATTGCGCTGCCGGACGGGCGCGCGGTGCGGCTCTCCACGCTGGCCACCGTGACCGACGGCGCCGCTGACCCCACCGAGGCCGCCCTGCTGGATGGCAAGGGCGTGGTGGCCTTCTCGATGTCGCGTACGCGCGGCTCCAGCGAGGTCAAGGTGGAAGCCGGCGTGCATGACGCGCTGGACAAGATCAAGGCCGAGCATCCGGGCATCGACTTCCGCCTGGTCACCACGGCGATCGATGAGACCCACCGCTCCTACGATTCCTCGATGACCATGCTCTGGGAAGGCGCGCTGTTGGCGCTGCTGGTGGTGTGGCTGTTCCTGCGCGACTGGCGCGCGACGTGGGTGTCGGCGCTGGCGCTGCCGCTGTCGATCATCCCGACGTTCGCGGTGATGTACTTCTTCGGGTTCACCCTCAACATCATCACGCTGCTCGCGCTCTCCGTCGTGGTCGGCATCCTGGTGGACGATGCGATCGTGGAGATCGAGAACATCGTGCGCCACCTGCGCATGGGCAAGCCGCCGCTGGAAGCCGCGCGCGAGGCCGCCGGCGAGATCGGCAACGCGGTGATCGCCACGTCGCTGACCCTGGCTGCCGTGTTCGTGCCGGTCGCCTTCATGCCGGGCATCGCCGGCAAGTTCTTCCGCGAATTCGGCTGGACCGCCGCCACTGCCGTGCTGTTCTCGCTGCTGGTGGCGCGCCTGCTCACCCCGATGATGGCCGCCTACCTGCTCAAGCCACATGGCGAGGAGAAGCCAGAATCCAAGCTGATGACGTGGTACCTGGGCTGGGTGGACGCCGCACTGCGCCATCGCGGACGCACGCTGTGGATCGCCACCGGCCTGTTCGTGGCCTCGCTGGCGCTGGTGCCGTTTATCCCGGCTACCTTCATTCCACAGTCCGATCTGGGCCGCAGCAACCTCAACCTCGAACTGCCGCCGGGTACCCGCCTGCAGGAGACCGTGGCCGTCGCCGAGCATGCGCGCGGCCTGCTCAAGGACATGCCCGAACTCAAGCAGGTCTACAGCGCCGTCGGCAGCGTGCTGGACCTGGGCGACCCCGGTGCGACCGGCATCGGCGAACCGCGCAAGGCCACCCTGGTGCTGGACTGGGGCAGCGCCGACGGACGGGACCGCGACCAGCGCGTGCTGGAGCGTGAGGCCCGCGAGCGCCTGGCCGACCTCCCCGGCGTGCGGGTCAGCTATGTCAGCTCCGAGCCCGGCAACCTGCTGCAGCTGGTGCTCTCCGGTGACGACCCGCAGCGCCTGCAGGATGCCGCCACTGCGCTGGAGCGCGACCTGCGCGGCATCCAGGGCCTGGGCAGCGTCACCTCCACGGCCTCGCTGCTGCGCCCGGAACTCCAGATCGTGCCGAACCCCGCCCGCGCCGCCGACCTGGGCGTGGCGACGGCCGATATCGCCGAGGCCGCCCGCATCGCCACGGCTGGCGATTACGAACAGCGCCTGGCCAAGCTCAACCTGCCCGACCGGCAGGTGCCGATCCGGGTCGGCTTCGCCGAAGCCACGCTCGCCAACCCGGGCCTGATCAGCCAGCTGCGCGTGCCCGGCCGCAATGGCCCGGTCCCGCTGGCGGCCGTGGCTGACATCCAGCAAGGCAGTGGCCCTTCGCAGATCTCACGCTACCAGCGCCAGCGCAACGTGACCCTCACCGCCGAACTCAACGGCCGCCCACTGGGCGATGTGATGACCGAAGTGCAGGCCCTGCCGGGCGTCAAGCAGTTGCCGCCGGGCGTCACCTTCCTCAACACCGGCGATGCGGAAGTGTTCGTCGAGCTGTTCATCGGTTTCATGCTGGCCATGGCGGCCGGGTTGATCTGCATCTACATGGTGCTGTTGCTGCTGTTCAACCATGCGCTGATGCCGATCACCATCCTCGCCGCGGTGCCGCTCTGTGCCGGTGGCGCGTTCGGCGCGCTGCTGATCACCCAGAACATGCTCTCGCTGCCGGCGCTGATCGGGCTGCTGATGCTGATCGGCATCGCCACCAAGAACTCCATCCTGCTGGTGGATTACGCGGTGATGGCCGAAGACGAACACGGCATGAGCCAGCACGACGCGTTGATCGATGCCTGCCGCAAGCGTGCACAGCCGATCATCATGACCACGCTGGCGATGGGCGCAGGCATGATGCCGATCGCGCTGGGCTTTGCCGGCGATTCCAGCTTCCGTGCACCGATGGCGATCGCCGTGATCGGTGGTCTGATCACCTCCACGCTGTTGAGCCTGATCGTGATTCCGGCGGCCTTCACCGTGGTGGATGATGCGGGGGATTGGTTGTCGCGGAAGTTCCGGCGGCGGTCGTCGCATCCGGCCGTCGGCGGTGCGGAGTGA
- the ispH gene encoding 4-hydroxy-3-methylbut-2-enyl diphosphate reductase, which yields MDVLLANPRGFCAGVDRAIEIVKRAIETLGAPIYVRHEVVHNRFVVDDLKARGAIFVEELDEVPDDNTVIFSAHGVSQAVRQEADRRGLKVFDATCPLVTKVHLEVARHCRAGRDVVLIGHAGHPEVEGTMGQWSRERGTGQIYLVEDVEDVATLVIDQPENFAYTTQTTLSVDDTRGIIDALRTRFPAMQGPKNDDICYATQNRQDAVRDLAKRCDLVLVVGSPNSSNSNRLSELARRDGVESYLIDGADEIDPAWVAGKKHIGLTAGASAPQVLVDGVIARLKELGATGVGELDGEPESMVFALPKELRLRLVD from the coding sequence ATGGATGTGTTGCTCGCCAATCCGCGTGGTTTCTGTGCCGGTGTCGATCGTGCGATCGAGATCGTCAAGCGCGCGATCGAGACCCTGGGTGCGCCGATCTACGTGCGCCACGAGGTCGTGCACAACCGGTTCGTGGTTGATGACCTCAAGGCCCGCGGCGCGATCTTCGTCGAGGAGCTCGACGAAGTGCCCGACGACAACACGGTGATCTTCAGTGCCCACGGCGTTTCCCAGGCCGTGCGCCAGGAAGCCGACCGACGTGGCCTGAAGGTGTTCGACGCGACCTGCCCGCTGGTCACCAAGGTGCACCTGGAAGTGGCCCGCCACTGCCGCGCCGGCCGCGACGTCGTGCTGATCGGCCACGCCGGGCACCCGGAGGTGGAAGGCACGATGGGGCAGTGGAGCCGCGAGCGCGGCACCGGCCAGATCTACCTGGTGGAAGACGTGGAGGACGTCGCCACGCTGGTCATCGACCAGCCGGAGAACTTCGCCTACACCACCCAGACTACGCTGTCGGTAGATGACACCCGCGGCATCATCGACGCCCTGCGCACCCGCTTCCCGGCGATGCAGGGCCCGAAGAACGACGACATCTGCTACGCCACGCAGAACCGCCAGGACGCCGTGCGCGACCTGGCCAAGCGGTGCGACCTGGTGCTGGTGGTCGGCTCGCCGAACAGCTCCAACTCCAACCGCCTGAGTGAACTGGCGCGCCGTGATGGCGTGGAGTCCTATCTGATCGACGGTGCCGACGAGATCGATCCGGCGTGGGTCGCCGGCAAGAAGCACATCGGCCTGACCGCCGGTGCCTCGGCCCCGCAGGTGCTGGTGGATGGCGTGATCGCGCGGCTGAAGGAACTCGGTGCCACCGGCGTCGGCGAACTGGACGGTGAGCCGGAATCGATGGTGTTCGCGCTGCCGAAGGAACTGCGCCTGCGACTGGTCGACTGA
- the treA gene encoding alpha,alpha-trehalase TreA, producing MRPCSRLAGLLLSSLFLSAAAQAQGTVPTPQTPDQQWQPLFQQVQGAHLFKDQKTFADAVPRQPAATVLTEWQRARTQPGFDLAAFVAEHFAVPGDTQPYVPPAGETLRAHIEGLWPVLTRTTDTVDPNGSLLPLPKPYVVPGGRFREVYYWDSYFTLLGLASSGRWQQVRDMVDNFAFQLDSYGHIPNGNRSYYLSRSQPPFFSLMVDLLATHEGVEAYRRYLPQLRIEHAFWMRGAESLAPGEARERVVRLADGQLLNRYWDDRAVPRTESWMDDLATAAQAPQRTPSQIYRDLRAGAESGWDFSSRWLAEPSALASIHTTAIVPVDLNSLLFHLEMTVARASKAAGDRAAARTFTQLAKARQHAINQLLWDDQQGWYVDRDLERGQTRPALTAAALFPLWLDVAGRTQARRTAEAVQAQLLRDGGLLSTTLVTGQQWDAPNGWAPLQWVAVDGLQRYGQDALARRIGTRFLRTVQTVYDREGKLVEKYVVDGSAAGGGGGEYPLQDGFGWSNGVTLALLDRLCAPKRVCNSAEEVETAD from the coding sequence ATGCGCCCCTGTTCCCGCCTGGCCGGCCTGCTGCTGTCATCCCTGTTCTTGAGCGCCGCCGCGCAGGCACAAGGCACGGTGCCGACGCCGCAGACACCGGACCAGCAGTGGCAGCCCCTGTTCCAGCAGGTCCAGGGCGCGCACCTGTTCAAGGATCAGAAGACCTTCGCCGATGCGGTCCCCCGCCAGCCGGCGGCGACCGTACTGACCGAGTGGCAGCGCGCCAGGACGCAGCCCGGGTTCGACCTGGCAGCCTTCGTAGCCGAGCACTTCGCAGTGCCTGGTGACACCCAGCCCTACGTGCCGCCAGCGGGCGAGACGCTGCGCGCGCACATCGAGGGGCTGTGGCCCGTGCTGACCCGAACCACCGACACGGTGGATCCGAACGGCTCGCTGCTGCCGCTGCCCAAGCCCTACGTCGTGCCCGGCGGGCGCTTCCGCGAGGTGTACTACTGGGACAGCTACTTCACCCTGCTCGGGCTGGCCTCCAGTGGTCGCTGGCAGCAGGTGCGCGACATGGTGGACAACTTCGCGTTCCAGCTCGACAGCTACGGCCATATCCCCAACGGCAACCGCAGCTACTACCTGAGCCGCTCGCAACCCCCCTTCTTCAGCCTGATGGTGGATCTGCTCGCCACGCATGAAGGCGTTGAGGCCTACCGCCGCTATCTGCCGCAGTTGCGCATCGAGCATGCATTCTGGATGCGCGGCGCGGAAAGCCTGGCACCTGGCGAGGCACGCGAGCGGGTGGTCAGGCTGGCCGATGGCCAGCTGCTCAACCGCTATTGGGACGACCGCGCGGTGCCGCGCACCGAATCCTGGATGGACGACCTCGCCACGGCTGCGCAGGCACCGCAGCGCACGCCCTCACAGATCTATCGCGATCTGCGCGCCGGCGCGGAGTCCGGCTGGGATTTCAGCTCGCGCTGGCTCGCCGAGCCGTCTGCATTGGCGAGCATCCACACCACCGCGATCGTGCCGGTGGATCTGAACAGCCTGCTGTTCCATCTCGAGATGACCGTGGCCCGCGCCAGCAAGGCGGCCGGTGATCGCGCCGCTGCGCGCACCTTCACCCAGCTGGCGAAGGCACGTCAGCACGCCATCAACCAGCTGCTCTGGGATGACCAGCAAGGCTGGTACGTGGATCGCGATCTGGAGCGTGGCCAGACCCGCCCTGCCCTGACCGCGGCGGCGTTGTTTCCCTTGTGGCTGGACGTCGCCGGGCGCACGCAGGCACGCCGTACTGCGGAGGCCGTCCAGGCTCAGTTGCTGCGCGATGGCGGGCTGCTGAGCACCACCTTGGTGACCGGTCAGCAATGGGATGCCCCGAATGGCTGGGCGCCGTTGCAGTGGGTCGCGGTGGACGGGTTGCAGCGCTATGGGCAGGACGCCCTCGCCCGCCGGATCGGCACGCGCTTCCTGCGCACGGTGCAGACGGTGTATGACCGCGAGGGCAAGCTGGTGGAGAAATATGTGGTGGACGGTTCGGCCGCCGGCGGCGGTGGCGGCGAGTACCCGCTGCAGGACGGTTTCGGCTGGAGCAATGGCGTCACGCTGGCCCTGCTGGATCGGCTGTGCGCGCCGAAGCGGGTATGCAACAGTGCAGAGGAGGTGGAGACCGCAGACTGA
- the lspA gene encoding signal peptidase II, with the protein MAAARPRPNALIWLLLSAAIIIADQWSKAWVLSSLPEYEPVVVIEGFWNWFRTYNTGAAFSFLSDAGGWQLWFFTALAVGISGLMAYWMWGTARGAWRSAVPYALVIGGAIGNVIDRLMHGHVVDFIQWHIGDHYWPSFNIADSAIVLGAVGIALFGLFDGKAAKKAG; encoded by the coding sequence ATGGCCGCCGCCCGTCCGCGTCCGAACGCGCTGATCTGGCTGCTGCTCTCGGCGGCGATCATCATCGCCGACCAGTGGAGCAAGGCCTGGGTGCTGTCCAGCCTGCCCGAGTACGAGCCGGTGGTGGTCATCGAGGGCTTCTGGAACTGGTTCCGCACCTATAACACCGGTGCGGCATTCAGCTTCCTGAGCGATGCCGGTGGCTGGCAGCTGTGGTTCTTCACCGCACTGGCGGTGGGCATCAGCGGCCTGATGGCCTACTGGATGTGGGGCACCGCTCGCGGCGCCTGGCGCAGCGCCGTGCCTTACGCGCTGGTGATCGGCGGGGCGATCGGCAACGTGATCGACCGCCTCATGCACGGTCATGTGGTCGATTTCATCCAGTGGCATATCGGGGACCATTACTGGCCCTCGTTCAATATCGCTGATTCGGCGATCGTGCTCGGCGCGGTGGGTATCGCCCTGTTCGGCCTGTTCGACGGCAAGGCTGCCAAAAAAGCGGGATAA
- the ileS gene encoding isoleucine--tRNA ligase, with protein sequence MSQDYKATLHLPATEFPMRGDLPKREPGILSRWEDEGLYARLRDNAQGRPLFVLHDGPPYANGQIHLGHAVNKILKDIIVKSRYLAGFDAPYVPGWDCHGLPIEIAVEKKWGKVGVKLDAVAFRQKCREFAEEQIELQRRDFKRLGVIGDWDNPYKTLSFDFEANEIRALSKVFANGHIVRGAKPVHWCFDCGSALAEAEIEYQDKTSPAIDVAYVSRDSQQLAARFGATLPADVEVAVPIWTTTPWTLPASLAVSLGAEIEYVLAEGPAHHGKRRWLVLAAALAERSLQRYGVDGLVVHGRATGAALENLLLAHPFYPQRDIPLLNGEHVSDEDGTGAVHTAPGHGQEDFVVSQQYGLMDKYNAGQINPVDGRGVYLSSTPPAGDVELAGVHLWKAQPLIVDVLRASGALLAYVEIVHSYPHCWRHKTPVVFRATPQWFISMDKANLRSDAMAAIDNVGWFPSWGKARIGSMVDGRPDWCISRQRTWGVPIALFTHRETGEPHPRTVELMQQVADRVQAEGIDVWYSLDSAELLGDEAPHYEKVTDILDVWFDSGVTHEGVLLARGFGKPADLYLEGSDQHRGWFQSSLLTGVAIDKQAPYKQCLTHGFTVDEKGRKMSKSLGNGIEPQDIMKTLGADILRLWIASADYSNEMSLSQEILKRNADAYRRLRNTARFLLGNLDGFDPAQHRVAPADMVALDRWIVHRAFEVQEKIKAAYTGYNMAEIVQLLLNFCSVDLGSVYLDVTKDRLYTMPVDSRGRRSAQTAMYHIAEAFTRWIAPILSFTADELWGYLPGERKENVLFATWYEGLAPLPADAPLSAADFDQLLALREQVAKVLEPMRANGAIGAALEAEITVAADGETAARWQPLAEELRFLLISGDVQVRPATTDEVFVSAQPTGKQKCVRCWHYRADVGSVAAHPELCGRCVTNIDGAGEDRRWF encoded by the coding sequence GTGAGCCAGGACTACAAAGCCACCCTTCATCTGCCGGCAACCGAATTCCCGATGCGCGGCGACCTGCCCAAGCGCGAGCCGGGCATTCTGTCGCGCTGGGAGGACGAGGGCCTTTACGCCCGCCTGCGCGACAACGCGCAGGGCCGCCCGCTGTTCGTGCTGCACGACGGCCCGCCCTACGCCAATGGCCAGATCCATCTGGGCCACGCGGTCAACAAGATCCTCAAGGACATCATCGTCAAGTCGCGCTACCTGGCCGGCTTCGATGCGCCGTACGTGCCGGGCTGGGATTGCCACGGCCTGCCGATCGAGATCGCGGTCGAGAAGAAGTGGGGCAAGGTCGGCGTCAAGCTCGATGCGGTCGCGTTCCGCCAGAAGTGCCGCGAGTTCGCCGAAGAGCAGATCGAACTGCAGCGCCGCGACTTCAAGCGCCTGGGCGTGATCGGCGATTGGGACAACCCGTACAAAACGCTGAGCTTCGATTTCGAAGCCAACGAGATCCGCGCGCTGTCCAAGGTCTTCGCCAACGGTCACATCGTGCGCGGCGCCAAGCCGGTGCACTGGTGCTTCGACTGCGGCTCGGCGCTGGCCGAAGCCGAGATCGAATACCAGGACAAGACTTCCCCGGCGATCGACGTGGCCTACGTGTCGCGTGATTCGCAGCAGCTGGCCGCGCGCTTCGGCGCGACCCTGCCGGCTGATGTCGAGGTTGCGGTGCCGATCTGGACCACCACCCCGTGGACGCTGCCGGCCTCGCTGGCGGTGTCCCTCGGTGCGGAGATCGAGTACGTGCTGGCCGAAGGCCCGGCCCACCACGGCAAGCGCCGTTGGCTGGTGCTGGCCGCCGCGCTGGCCGAGCGTTCGCTGCAGCGCTATGGCGTGGACGGCCTGGTCGTGCACGGCCGTGCCACCGGCGCCGCGCTGGAAAACCTGCTGCTGGCCCATCCGTTCTATCCGCAGCGCGACATCCCGCTGCTCAACGGCGAGCACGTCTCCGACGAAGACGGTACCGGTGCGGTGCATACCGCCCCGGGCCATGGCCAGGAAGACTTCGTGGTCAGCCAGCAGTACGGGCTGATGGACAAGTACAACGCCGGCCAGATCAATCCGGTCGACGGCCGTGGCGTGTACCTGTCCTCGACCCCGCCGGCCGGCGATGTCGAGCTGGCCGGCGTGCACCTGTGGAAGGCGCAGCCGCTGATCGTCGATGTGTTGCGTGCGTCCGGTGCGCTGCTGGCGTATGTCGAGATCGTGCACAGTTACCCGCACTGCTGGCGCCACAAGACCCCGGTCGTGTTCCGTGCCACCCCGCAGTGGTTCATCTCGATGGACAAGGCCAACCTGCGCAGCGATGCGATGGCCGCGATCGACAACGTCGGCTGGTTCCCGAGCTGGGGCAAGGCGCGCATCGGCTCGATGGTCGATGGCCGTCCGGACTGGTGCATCAGCCGCCAGCGCACCTGGGGTGTGCCGATCGCGCTGTTCACCCATCGTGAAACCGGTGAGCCGCACCCGCGTACCGTCGAGCTGATGCAGCAGGTCGCCGACCGCGTGCAGGCCGAAGGCATCGACGTGTGGTACTCCCTGGACAGCGCCGAGCTGCTGGGCGATGAAGCGCCGCACTACGAGAAGGTCACCGACATCCTCGATGTCTGGTTCGACTCGGGCGTGACCCATGAAGGCGTGCTGCTGGCGCGTGGCTTCGGCAAGCCGGCCGATCTGTACCTGGAAGGCTCGGACCAGCACCGCGGCTGGTTCCAGTCCTCGCTGCTGACCGGCGTGGCCATCGACAAGCAGGCCCCGTACAAGCAGTGCCTCACCCACGGCTTCACCGTGGATGAGAAGGGCCGCAAGATGTCCAAGTCACTGGGCAACGGCATCGAGCCGCAGGACATCATGAAGACCCTCGGCGCGGACATCCTGCGCCTGTGGATCGCCTCGGCCGACTACAGCAACGAAATGTCGCTGTCGCAGGAAATCCTCAAGCGCAACGCGGATGCCTACCGGCGCCTGCGCAACACCGCGCGCTTCCTGCTCGGCAACCTGGACGGCTTCGACCCGGCCCAGCATCGGGTGGCCCCGGCCGACATGGTCGCGCTGGACCGCTGGATCGTGCATCGCGCCTTCGAGGTGCAGGAGAAGATCAAGGCGGCGTACACCGGCTACAACATGGCCGAGATCGTGCAGCTGCTGCTGAACTTCTGCAGCGTGGATCTGGGCTCGGTGTATCTGGATGTCACCAAGGACCGCCTGTACACCATGCCGGTGGACTCGCGCGGCCGCCGCTCGGCGCAGACCGCGATGTACCACATCGCCGAAGCGTTCACGCGCTGGATCGCGCCGATCCTGAGCTTCACCGCCGATGAGCTGTGGGGGTACCTGCCGGGCGAGCGCAAGGAGAACGTGCTGTTCGCCACGTGGTACGAGGGCCTGGCTCCGTTGCCGGCCGATGCACCGCTCAGCGCGGCCGATTTCGACCAGCTGCTGGCCCTGCGCGAGCAGGTCGCCAAGGTGCTTGAGCCGATGCGCGCCAATGGTGCGATCGGTGCGGCGCTGGAAGCGGAGATCACCGTCGCCGCGGATGGCGAGACCGCCGCGCGCTGGCAGCCGCTGGCCGAGGAGCTGCGCTTCCTGCTGATCAGCGGTGACGTGCAGGTGCGCCCGGCGACCACCGACGAGGTGTTCGTCAGCGCCCAGCCGACCGGCAAGCAGAAGTGCGTGCGCTGCTGGCATTACCGCGCCGATGTCGGCTCGGTCGCTGCGCATCCGGAACTGTGTGGCCGCTGCGTGACCAACATCGATGGGGCCGGCGAAGACCGGCGGTGGTTCTGA
- a CDS encoding peptidase M61, translating to MKMRAIALSVLLAVSATGVQAQTPPPQDVAFPGLLRIDVDARDIGRRIFKVKATVPARPGPLTLLYPQWLPGAHSPSGPIDKLAGLVVTANGKPLQWTRDQYDVYAFTVEVPQGASEVVAEFKFLSSQGNQGRVVMTPDMLNLQWNANSLYPAGVITRNIQAQATVTLPPGWSYATALDTERREGDTVVFKPISYDHLVDSPLFAGRHFQRFDLDPGAKVPVHLNVFADEARSLAAKPEQIQAHRALVQQMYKLYGARHFDRYEFLLALTDKLGGIGLEHQRSSENSGDTGYFTEWDKTWLGRDLLPHEFNHSWNGKYRRGADLTTANFNVPMGDSLLWLYEGQTQFWGQVLAARSGLWSQQQTRDVLANVAGTYDRGRPGLAWRNLQDTTNDPTIAQRRALAFRNYQMSEDYYSGGQMVWLEVEGKLRALTGNKRGLDDFAKAFFGMNDGDWNVNPYTFDEVVSTLNGVAPFDWASFLRERLDGHGPLTGGLEAAGWKLVYTDTPNEAFKAQETRGKNSNLLYSIGMSVSESGYIGDVLWDSPAFNAGLTPGMSVVALNGRVFKAEQLKEAITAAKTDKAPLTLLVKSFDRIDTVTLDYHDGLKYPSLERIAGKPDRLAELWKAR from the coding sequence ATGAAGATGCGTGCCATTGCCCTGTCCGTGTTGCTGGCCGTGTCCGCCACCGGCGTACAGGCGCAGACACCGCCGCCGCAGGATGTGGCCTTCCCCGGCCTGCTGCGCATCGACGTGGACGCACGTGACATCGGCCGACGGATCTTCAAGGTCAAGGCCACGGTGCCGGCCAGACCCGGCCCACTGACCCTGCTGTACCCGCAGTGGTTGCCCGGGGCACATTCACCGAGTGGCCCGATCGACAAGCTCGCCGGCCTGGTCGTCACCGCCAACGGCAAGCCACTGCAGTGGACGCGTGATCAGTACGACGTCTATGCCTTCACCGTGGAGGTGCCGCAGGGCGCCAGCGAAGTGGTGGCCGAGTTCAAGTTCCTCTCTTCGCAGGGCAACCAGGGCCGCGTGGTGATGACCCCGGACATGCTCAATCTGCAGTGGAATGCCAATTCGCTGTATCCGGCCGGGGTGATCACCCGCAACATCCAGGCGCAGGCCACCGTCACGCTGCCGCCGGGCTGGTCATATGCCACCGCGCTGGATACCGAGCGCCGCGAGGGTGACACGGTGGTGTTCAAGCCGATCAGCTACGACCACCTGGTCGACTCGCCGCTGTTCGCCGGGCGCCACTTCCAGCGCTTCGACCTGGACCCCGGCGCGAAGGTGCCGGTGCACCTGAACGTCTTCGCCGATGAGGCCAGATCGCTGGCCGCCAAGCCCGAGCAGATCCAGGCGCACCGCGCGCTGGTGCAGCAGATGTACAAGCTCTACGGCGCACGCCACTTCGACCGCTACGAGTTCCTGCTTGCGCTGACCGACAAGCTCGGTGGCATCGGCCTGGAGCACCAGCGCTCCAGCGAGAACAGCGGTGACACGGGTTACTTCACCGAGTGGGACAAGACCTGGCTGGGCCGTGATCTGCTGCCGCACGAGTTCAACCACTCCTGGAACGGCAAGTACCGTCGTGGCGCCGATCTGACCACCGCCAACTTCAACGTGCCCATGGGCGACAGCCTGCTGTGGTTGTATGAAGGCCAGACCCAGTTCTGGGGCCAGGTGCTGGCCGCGCGTTCCGGGCTGTGGAGCCAGCAGCAGACCCGTGACGTGCTGGCCAATGTGGCGGGCACCTACGATCGTGGTCGCCCGGGCCTGGCCTGGCGCAACCTGCAGGACACCACCAACGACCCGACCATCGCCCAGCGCCGCGCATTGGCCTTCCGCAACTACCAGATGAGCGAGGACTACTACTCCGGCGGCCAGATGGTCTGGCTGGAGGTGGAGGGCAAGCTGCGCGCGCTGACGGGTAACAAGCGCGGCCTGGACGACTTTGCCAAGGCGTTCTTCGGCATGAATGACGGCGACTGGAATGTAAATCCCTACACCTTCGACGAGGTGGTGAGCACGCTCAACGGCGTGGCGCCGTTCGACTGGGCCAGCTTCCTGCGCGAGCGCCTGGACGGGCATGGTCCGCTCACCGGGGGCCTGGAAGCGGCTGGCTGGAAACTGGTGTACACCGATACACCGAACGAGGCGTTCAAGGCACAGGAAACCCGCGGCAAGAACAGCAACCTGCTCTACTCCATCGGAATGTCGGTCAGCGAATCCGGCTACATCGGCGATGTGCTGTGGGACAGCCCGGCCTTCAATGCCGGCCTGACCCCCGGCATGAGCGTGGTCGCGCTCAATGGCCGGGTGTTCAAGGCCGAGCAGTTGAAGGAGGCGATCACCGCAGCCAAGACCGACAAGGCGCCGCTGACGCTGCTGGTGAAGAGCTTCGACCGCATCGATACGGTCACGCTGGATTACCACGATGGGCTGAAGTACCCGTCGCTGGAGCGCATCGCAGGCAAGCCGGATCGACTGGCGGAGTTGTGGAAGGCGCGGTGA